The following coding sequences are from one Eleginops maclovinus isolate JMC-PN-2008 ecotype Puerto Natales chromosome 13, JC_Emac_rtc_rv5, whole genome shotgun sequence window:
- the zgc:110239 gene encoding digestive cysteine proteinase 1, translated as MRLYIAVVLLWAVIAAEGKAVPSLPHFGNSYHVKGVISLPYAEIKEPFEAWLDLAAKSSRIDYYHGQVSTYQLGAEPQWGVAYKISPETTETEQNVMKCFQTNGTADEAVTTQASLPDVQGFQFLRMEYYGGSLCEVWQNVTTVGHKKNTYTLWVTHSERGANSKEDLATPLHYEMMGYNTLLGSHYDKYLVDYKEFSPLVDPKVFFLPEGMTCGGFPGPGVEHHMLANPMKDLIHTSASGHSERMFNHFKDKFQRQYSDEREHEKREHAFVQNLRYVHSKNRAGLPFSLALNSLSDRTMSELATMRGRKRGKTPNRGLPFPSRLYQGVNLPESLDWRLYGAVTPVKDQAICGSCWSFATTGAVEGALFLKTGSQQVLSQQMLVDCSWGFGNNGCDGGEEWRGYEWIMKHGGIATTETYGAYMGMNGFCHVNASLLTAQIKSYTNVTSGDAEALKLALFKNGPVAVSIDAGHRSFVFYSHGVYYEPACGNTTADLDHAVLAVGYGTLSGESYWLVKNSWSTYWGNDGYILMSMKDNNCGVTTDATYVTLA; from the exons ATGCGTTTGTACATCGCAGTGGTTCTTCTGTGGGCTGTAATAG cTGCAGAGGGAAAAGCAGTCCCTTCTCTTCCACATTTTGGGAACAGCTATCATGTCAAAG GAGTGATCTCTCTGCCCTATGCTGAGATCAAGGAGCCATTTGAGGCCTGGTTAGATCTAGCGGCAAAGTCCAGCCGAATAGACTACTACCATG GCCAGGTTTCAACCTACCAGCTGGGTGCAGAGCCGCAGTGGGGCGTTGCTTATAAAATCTCTCCAGAGACCACGGAGACGGAGCAGAACGTGATGAAGTGTTTCCAGACCAACGGAACCGCCGATGAAGCCGTCACAACGCAGGCGTCTCTGCCGGACGTGCAGGGCTTCCAG TTCCTGAGGATGGAGTACTATGGAGGCTCCCTGTGTGAAGTCTGGCAGAATGTGACCACTGTGGGTCACAAGAAGAACACCTACACACTGTGGGTGACACACTCCGAGCGAGGGGCAAACAGCAAGGAGGATCTAGCCACCCCGCTGCATTACGAGATGATGGGGTACAACACGCTGCTGGGCTCACATTACGACAAATACCTGGTGGACTACAAAGAGTTCAGCCCTCTTGTGGACCCCAAAGTCTTCTTTCTGCCTGAAG GGATGACCTGTGGGGGATTTCCTGGTCCGGGCGTGGAGCACCACATGTTGGCCAATCCAATGAAAGATCTCATCCACACCTCAGCGTCCGGCCACTCGGAGCGCATGTTCAACCATTTCAAGGACAAGTTTCAGCGTCAGTACAGCGATGAGAGAGAGCACGAGAAAAGAGAGCACGCTTTCGTTCAAAACCTCAG GTATGTCCACTCAAAAAACCGAGCAGGGCTTCCCTTCTCTCTGGCTCTGAACTCTCTGTCGGATCGCACCATGTCGGAGCTGGCCACCATGAGGGGGAGGAAACGAGGAAAGACCCCAAACAGAGGGCTCCCCTTCCCCTCCAGGCTTTACCAAGGGGTGAACTTACCCGAGTCACTTGACTGGAGGCTTTACG GCGCTGTGACCCCGGTGAAGGACCAGGCCATCTGCGGCTCCTGCTGGAGCTTTGCCACCACTGGAGCAGTAGAGGGCGCTCTCTTCCTGAAG ACGGGCTCTCAGCAGGTTCTGTCCCAGCAGATGCTGGTGGACTGCTCCTGGGGTTTCGGCAATAACGGCTGtgatggaggagaggagtggagaggaTACGAGTGGATCATGAAACATGGAGGCATCGCCACAACAGAAACCTACGGAGCCTACATGGGGATG AATGGATTCTGCCATGTGAACGCGTCCCTGCTTACTGCacaaatcaagagctacaccaACGTCACGTCAGGAGATGCAGAGGCCCTTAAGCTGGCGCTCTTCAAAAACGGGCCGGTGGCCGTTAGCATCGATGCCGGGCACCGGTCGTTTGTGTTCTACAGCCACGGCGTCTACTATGAACCGGCCTGTG GTAACACCACGGCTGATTTGGATCATGCTGTGCTTGCAGTGGGATACGGCACCCTGAGCGGGGAGTCTTACTGGTTGGTAAAGAACTCATGGTCCACATACTGGGGCAATGACGGCTACATCCTCATGTCTATGAAGGACAACAACTGCGGGGTCACCACTGATGCTACATACGTCACACTGGCATAG
- the si:dkey-166k12.1 gene encoding solute carrier family 22 member 6-B, with protein MNFDQILSAIGGFGRYQKILYIWICLPQILLAFHMMVSIFTGSTPPHHCRESSNSVTGNQSSFPGTLSGNFSLSDSSCFSSDVNWTERVPCAPGWVYSKETFQSTTVTEWDLVCDRAGLNSLGSSVYMFGLLVGSVVFGAMADRYGRRFILLLSIALQTLFGVAVAFAPNFPIYVTLRFLVGTTISGVIINAFVLGTEWTCTKRRMLAGIITDYAFGLGYMLLAGVAYLIRDWRKLQLAISVPGFLLIFYIWVIPQSARWLLANDRGEEAITLLRKAALVNGRVLPPAVQVEKLSGGKQSYSAVDLVRTPQMRKRAFILFYIWFVNVLVYYGLSLGVSRLGTDIYLTQFVFGLVEIPARTVVLLVLLVLPFSRRLSQSGFLAVGGLACLLILTVPADYPNVQAGLAMVGKFGITASFAVIYVYTAEIFPTVLRQTGIGVSCMFARMGGVLAPMINMLHSQSATTPLLIFGTTPLLGAFLALALPETADRPLPDTLEDAENWDMSIEKAEISEEMSQSASCTEEQELKRLAGQV; from the exons ATGAATTTCGACCAGATCCTGTCTGCAATCGGAGGCTTCGGAAGGTATCAGAAAATTCTGTACATATGGATTTGTTTACCACAGATCCTCCTCGCCTTCCACATGATGGTGAGCATATTCACGGGATCCACGCCGCCCCACCACTGCCGAGAGAGCTCCAACTCAGTGACCGGGAATCAGTCCTCATTCCCGGGTACACTCAGTGGAAACTTCAGCCTCTCGGAttcctcctgtttctcttcGGATGTCAACTGGACTGAGCGTGTCCCATGTGCACCGGGCTGGGTGTACAGCAAGGAGACTTTCCAAAGTACCACAGTCACCGAG TGGGACCTGGTGTGTGACAGGGCGGGACTGAACAGTCTCGGGTCATCTGTCTACATGTTCGGTCTGCTGGTGGGGTCAGTGGTGTTTGGAGCCATGGCTGACAG GTACGGCCGACGTttcatcctgctgctgtccATTGCTCTGCAGACATTGTTTGGAGTCGCCGTGGCCTTTGCACCCAACTTCCCCATCTATGTGACTTTACGCTTTCTAGTTGGCACCACGATATCGGGAGTCATCATCAACGCCTTTGTGCTCG GCACTGAGTGGACTTGCACCAAGAGACGCATGCTGGCCGGTATAATCACCGACTATGCATTTGGTCTGGGCTACATGCTGCTAGCGGGCGTGGCATACTTGATACGAGACTGGAGAAAGTTGCAACTGGCTATATCGGTCCCCGGTTTCCTGCTCATCTTCTATATATG gGTTATTCCTCAGTCGGCCCGATGGTTGTTGGCAAACGACAGAGGGGAGGAAGCCATCACACTCCTCCGCAAAGCAGCACTCGTGAACGGCCGTGTCTTACCTCCTGCTGTACAA GTTGAGAAGTTAAGTGGAGGGAAGCAAAGTTACTCAGCTGTGGATCTCGTAAGAACTCCTCAAATGAGAAAGAGGGCTTTCATCTTGTTCTACATCTG GTTTGTGAATGTACTGGTGTATTACGGCCTCTCCCTGGGTGTGTCCAGGCTGGGGACGGACATCTATCTGACCCAGTTTGTGTTCGGGTTGGTTGAGATTCCGGCTCGTACTGTCGTCCTGCTCGTCCTGCTCGTCCTGCCCTTCAGTCGCAGACTCTCCCAAAGTGGATTTCTGGCTGTCGGAGGCCTCGCCTGTCTGCTCATTCTCACCGTCCCTGCAG ATTATCCCAATGTCCAGGCTGGTCTTGCCATGGTGGGAAAGTTTGGCATAACAGCTTCCTTTGCTGTGATCTATGTGTACACTGCTGAGATATTCCCCACTGTGCTTCG GCAAACAGGAATAGGTGTATCCTGCATGTTTGCAAGGATGGGCGGTGTGTTGGCTCCCATGATAAACATGCTCCACAGCCAAAGCGCCACTACACCTCTGCTCATCTTCGGTACCACCCCGCTGCTCGGGGCTTTCCTGGCCCTGGCGCTGCCCGAAACGGCCGACAGACCCCTGCCTGACACGCTGGAGGACGCAGAGAACTGGGACATGAG CATCGAGAAGGCTGAGATATCTGAGGAGATGAGCCAATCAGCAAGCTGCACTGAAGAGCAGGAGCTAAAACGCCTCGCAGGCCAGGTCTAa
- the LOC134874925 gene encoding trafficking kinesin-binding protein 1-like, producing the protein MAEVREEMDNKDRMERLSRDKCCDWYYKEDKKVLCADRVGQMTKTYNDIDAVTRLLEEKERDLELAARIGQSLLKKNRTLTEQNDYLEERVGQIAEELAQLHHEMNLKDELLQFYTNAVDESEDESSISPTGKRSKVEIPPGGTLQRKLKELEEENLSLRSEANHLKSETEIYEEKEQQLVNDCVKELRMSSLQISTIAEELARKTEDASRQQEEITHLLSQIVDLQKKTKTFAVENEELSQHLVAAKDAQRQLTLELQELDEKYLECIEMLHEAQEELKNLRNRNFPAGTPRRYHPLGLYPMDSLAAEIEGTMRKELSMDDPECEEQKVHRRRVFETVKNVNQTVRQRSLTPTSANIPGSNQSLSARTSPQSSGLSTPYSSMYGGDLSGDSVTLDNRTQSILMETANQDSGSEGREKKATGAEDLRLALRRLSLRRQNNLSERRFFEEERVRRRGGNEGLPDALGQESAMTPSESIMSLGNLHLWASRGPYLPDKLQIVKPLEGSATLHHWQQLAQPHLGVILDARPGVVPKGYRPLELELEQAYPWGSFEEEEPGEQYFQNLPTSSASASPAVPSTTITAVTNIAQPPPSIAPPSPPSPSPSPHLSNTDVMAAFYPGKSMAHTSSTYTFTTCRILHPTDELTRVTPSLNPVPSSSSCVMTSCLLGTPAVTPCTPRRLSLRPSESSTNLRDATRTTSTSLGLVRLLQERGISAAMYHQSQGLEYGQGGVLFSTSISPNRAPNPDPLRPSTPPNSPTGQGASAVPTCAGFDFKSPSYDNFLASKPARSILKEVTGGMRGRQRGRDCESQTDVSVTVHNLNLLDKVKRLGVAGAQGGRAMSPGPILAPLGGLRRSGSPFGPDGMRRNRSYPAMVGASMAMKGPGPQE; encoded by the exons ATGGCGGAGGTCAGGGAAGAGATGGACAACAAGGACAGGATGGAGAGATTATCCAGGGATAAATGCTGTGACTGGTACTATAAGGAGGACAAGAAAG TGCTATGTGCAGACAGAGTGGGCCAGATGACGAAGACCTACAATGACATCGATGCTGTCACACGTCTGTTGGAGGAG aaagagagagacttGGAGCTGGCTGCAAGAATCGGTCAGTCGCTTCTAAAGAAGAATAGGACACTGACCGAGCAGAATGACTATCTGGAGGAGCGAGTTGGACAAATCGCAGAAGAG CTGGCGCAGCTGCACCATGAGATGAACCTGAAGGACGAGCTGCTGCAGTTTTACACTAACGCCGTGGACGAGAGCGAGGATGAATCCAGCATCTCCCCAAC GGGTAAAAGAAGTAAAGTGGAAATCCCTCCAGGAGGCACGCTGCAGAGGAAACTCAAAGAGCTGGAAGAGGAGAACCTCTCTCTGCGCTCTGAG GCAAACCATCTGAAATCGGAGACAGAAATCTATGAAgaaaaggagcagcagcttgTCAACGACTGTGTGAAAGAGCTCC GGATGTCTAGTCTCCAAATCTCCACCATAGCGGAGGAGTTGGCTCGTAAGACTGAGGATGCTTCCCGCCAACAGGAAGAGATCACACACCTGCTCTCTCAGATAGTAGACCtgcaaaagaaaaccaaaact TTCGCTGTGGAGAACGAGGAGCTTTCTCAGCACCTGGTGGCAGCTAAAGATGCCCAAAGGCAGCTCACACTAGAG CTCCAGGAGTTGGATGAGAAGTACTTGGAGTGTATCGAGATGCTCCACGAAGCTCAGGAGGAGCTAAAGAACCTGAGGAACAGGAACTTCCCCGCAGGAACGCCTCGCCGCTACCATCCTCTGGGACTGTACCcgatg gaCTCTCTGGCAGCAGAGATTGAGGGAACGATGAGGAAGGAGTTGAGCATGGATGACCCCGAGTGCGAGGAACAGAA AGTCCACCGGAGGCGGGTGTTTGAGACGGTGAAGAACGTGAACCAGACGGTCCGTCAGCGCTCTCTGACTCCAACCAGCGCCAACATACCGGGCTCCAACCAGTCTCTGTCGGCCCGCACGTCGCCGCAGTCCAGCGGCCTCTCCACGCCGTACAGCAGCATGTACGGAGGGGACCTCAGCGGAGACAGCGTCACCCTCGACAACCGAACCCAGAGCATCCTGATGGAGACAGCCAATCaggacag CGGCTCCGAGGGTCGAGAGAAGAAGGCCACCGGAGCGGAGGACCTTCGTCTCGCCCTGCGCCGTCTTTCTCTGCGGCGACAGAACAACCTGAGCGAGAGGCGCTTCTTTGAAGAGGAGAGGGTGCGGAGACGAGGAGGAAACGAAGGACTACCCGACGCCCTGGGCCAGGAGAGTGCCATGACCCCCTCGGAAAGCATCATGTCCCTCGGGAACCTCCACCTTTGGGCGTCGCGGGGGCCCTACCTGCCCGACAAACTCCAGATCGTCAAACCGCTCGAAG GCTCGGCCACGCTGCATCACTGGCAACAGTTAGCGCAGCCTCACCTCGGGGTGATCCTGGACGCCCGGCCGGGAGTCGTGCCGAAGGGATACAGACccctggagctggagctggagcag GCTTATCCGTGGGGGAGCTTCGAGGAGGAAGAACCAGGAGAGCAGTACTTCCAGAATCTGCCCACCTCCTCCGCCTCTGCCTCACCCGCTGTGCCCTCCACCACCATCACCGCTGTCACCAACATCGCGCAGCCTCCCCCCAGCATCGCTCCACCTTCACCTCCCTCCCCATCACCGTCTCCACATCTCAGCAACACAGACGTCATGG CCGCATTCTACCCAGGTAAATCCATGGCCCACACCAGCTCCACATACACCTTCACTACCTGTCGGATCCTGCACCCGACCGATGAGCTGACGCGGGTCACACCCAG TCTAAACCCCGTCCCATCGTCGTCCTCCTGTGTGATGACCAGCTGTCTGTTGGGGACTCCTGCGGTCACCCCCTGCACCCCCCGCAGGCTCAGTCTCCGGCCGTCCGAATCCTCAACCAATCTCAG AGATGCAACGCGCACTACCAGTACCTCCCTGGGGCTGGTGCGCCTCCTGCAGGAGCGAGGTATCTCAGCAGCCATGTATCACCAGAGCCAGGGCCTGGAGTATGGTCAGGGCGGAGTCTTATTCAGCACCTCCATCAGCCCCAACAGAGCTCCCAACCCCGACCCCCTGCGCCCCTCCACGCCTCCAAACTCTCCCACGGGACAGGGAGCTTCAGCGGTGCCGACGTGCGCGGGCTTCGACTTCAAAAGCCCGTCCTACGACAACTTCCTCGCCTCCAAACCGGCCCGCTCCATCCTGAAGGAAGTGACGGGGGGGATGAGGGGTCGGCAGAGGGGGAGGGACTGCGAGAGCCAGACAGACGTTAGCGTGACCGTAcacaacctcaacctgctgGACAAAGTGAAGAGGTTAGGTGTGGCCGGAGCTCAAGGGGGCAGAGCGATGAGTCCCGGGCCCATCCTGGCGCCTCTTGGAGGGCTGCGCAGATCCGGCTCCCCCTTTGGACCCGATGGGATGAGGAGGAACCGGAGTTATCCAGCCATGGTCGGGGCCAGCATGGCTATGAAAGGCCCGGGACCTCAGGAGTAG
- the cckb gene encoding cholecystokinin — protein sequence MTAGLCVCVVLAILCTSCLGLPFSSQLLDEGHRSLSAASEALLEADTHTLGEPHLQHSRSAPQLKALPLADEDADSRANLGELLARLISSRKGSVRRNSSANSKSNGLSANHRIADRDYMGWMDFGRRSAEEYEYSS from the exons ATGACtgcagggctgtgtgtgtgtgtcgtgctgGCGATCTTATGTACAAGCTGTTTGGGGctccccttctcctcccagCTTCTAGACGAGGGTCACCGCTCCTTGTCCGCCGCTTCTGAAG CTCTCCTCGAGGCTGACACCCACACCTTGGGAGAGCCCCACCTCCAACACAGCCGCTCTGCCCCCCAGCTGAAAGCTCTTCCTCTGGCCGACGAGGATGCAGACTCCCGAGCAAACCTCGGAGAGCTGCTGGCAAGACTCATCTCCTCCAGGaaag GTTCTGTGCGTAGAAACTCCTCGGCAAACAGCAAAAGCAACGGTCTGAGTGCCAACCACCGGATAGCAGACAGGGACTACATGGGGTGGATGGATTTCGGCCGCCGCAGTGCAGAGGAGTACGAATACTCCTCGTAA